TGTCGGTGCTTACCTTCGCCGGCCATGCCACGTGgcccataaaaaagaaacacgaaagaaagaaaggaaaaaagcgaggaaaaaataaaaaaaaataaaaaaatatatacggTAGCATTGGTTGCGCCATGTACACATCCGCATCAATAATTTTCAAtctaaattgatcggatagactgaAGCGGTATTAatgtgaaaaaggtttagaactaaacgGCAATTTCTAATTAAAACTATGCAAGTTGATAACCATAACTCAGGGTAGATCGGTCATTTTATTGAGGACCCCCTCGTGCATTGTCCCAATCAATTATAATAAGCATTCAGACGTCAACCGAAATAACAGCATTTTGCCCATCTTCGCTTTCAAAAGTTCGTTTTTTCCGCCAAAACAAACAAGACTCATCTTGCACTGCCCCACTCATTCTCTTCAAGAACCCAAATCATTCTTtcagagaaaaagaaacaagaacttGAAAGGAATAACTCTGCTTGATCGTGCCTTTCTCTTCCAAAGAAGATCTCCTCCGTATCAACTCAGGCCGACACCAGTGGAGACGACTGCAGTTCGAAACAGTCAAGAGTAGGATTAAAGCTGGGTCGATATGGATCAGTCTAGAAGTCAGAGTCCTAAAGGCAACTCTCCTCAAATCCCAGAAGAGGTACTTGCATTGTTCTTTGAAATGGGGGGTTTGGTAGAGGACGTATGAAAATGCAAGTCAGATCACATGTTCAATAGTTCCCAAATTTTGGGCTATTCTTGCTTTTAGGTCTGAGGAATTCAAATCCCAAGGGAACCATCAGTGTCGTTCTTGATTTTGTGTTCATTCAGCAAAATTAAACAGAGCAAAAGGGTCAAACACGACAAAAATTTAGGTGGGTCGTCTTCGGCTATTTCATCGGCTGGacagaaaaaggggaaattttcGTCTATTTCAGATTTGTGTTTAAAATACCACGCCAAGTTTTATGAATTGAGTTTCTGTTATCTACTACGTTTGCCCCATTTGAGAAGTCAAATGCATGACAATCTCAGATTATATGTTACCGACACTGGTAAAATTTGAGAAACGATGCAATCGGTTCAATAATTCACCATGCAAGTTCCAAATATGTACTGAAAATATGAATGTCTCAGGTTCAGATCGGCGATTCTCCAGTGTACAGGATAGAGAGAAAAATGGGAGAGGGATTTTTACAGCAAGTTTATGTTGGGCGAGCCATCAGTCCAACTTCAAATCATCAAGCTGGTGTGGAAGCAACAGAGGTATGGCCTCGAGCTCTAATCCATTCATTTGCAGATAATTCAATGCATTGGCTTCGTTACCCAAACTGATTTAAGGCGTCACTGTCTAGGTAGCCATAAAATTCGAGCATAAAGACTACAAAGGAGATGAAGGTGGCATCCTTAATGAGTGGAAAGTTTATGAGTGAGTCTTCTAGTATTGTTGCTATATTGTGCTCTTGCAAGTGAAATTGGGTTAGGGTGTTGATTTTCGCATCTGCGTTCTGCATATTGTGCAGAGATCTGGGTAAAAGCCATGGCATACCACTGCCACAAATACATTACAAGGGGCAACGAGGTGACTATTATGTCACGGTATGTGCATTCCCTTCGACTTGTATTTTGTATCTTAGAATGCGAAGTTTTTGATGATCTTCTTCGTATATGCAGGTCATGGATTTGCTTGGACCGAGTTTACTAGACTCTTTGGTCATCAACTGGCGAAAGTATATTTTCCGGTGAAGTTAACAGCTTTTACACTGTCTGCTCTTCAAGTTCTCTTAAAGAATCTCTGATTCTCTTTCAGCTTCTGATGTTAGCTCCTTCCTTACTACTTCAGCCTTCCATTGGAAGCAATTGCATGTATTGCCGTTGAAGCAATCTCCATACTTCAGAAGCTGCACTCTAGAGGGTAATAGCTGACTAGCTTCCAATTGCATGTTTGTTAGCATTTTCTTTATCAACTGGTCAATCTCCATATTTCGCTGGTCTGACATTTTGTGACGTTTCTCATGTATCCTTCTTATCCGGGCAGGTACATCCATGGTGACATAAAACCAGATAACTTTTTGCTTGGCTCTCCAGGAACTCCTGAAGAGAAGAAATTGTTTCTGACTGGCCTTGGATCTGGTATGCGCCAATTCTTAAATTTGCAGCTACAAGATGGCGAAGGAGAAATGCATATGTCTCATCGTTTATTCACAACTTGCAGCTACGAGATGGCGAGATCGCTCCACTAGTTCCCACATTAAGTACAACCAAACTCCAGATGAATTCAGGTTCAGTCAAAATGATGTGAGCATCTTCATATGCACATACCACATTCCCTCTCAAGTAATTACTGTTCcatgcactacaaaaaaatttcttgcagAGGAACAATTCCATTTGCAAGTGTGCACACTCAACTTGGTAGAACAAGTAGCAGAAGGAACGACCTAGAGTCTCTGGTTTACGTGCTCGTTTATCTTATCCGGGGTCATTTGCCTTGGCAAAGACATGAGGTTTCATTTCCTATTCCAAGAGAAGACTTCTTGAACCACACACCTGTATCCCGTCTTTTGATCGCCACAGTTTTTTCAGGGAGAGGATAAAGCTTCCCTTGTTTGCAAGGAAAAGATGGCCACTCCTCCATACACCCTGTGTGGCACTTGTCCTGAGCCTTACCTGCAGTTCGCCACATTTGTGCTTAATCTGAAATTCAATGAACTACCACATTATGCTAGATACATTTCCCTCTTCCATGAGATCATTGGTAACAATCCATATGTTTGGCCCGTGCACACCGGTGTCTCTCAGGAGGTAGCATTCTGTTCCTGCAGAAAGCAATAGATGtcaatgaaatttctaattgAGCCATGTCATTCTCTTTCATGTGATACGACGTATCAGGTACAACGCAAGCGAGTGAGGTTAAATGATGACGAAGACCCATCAAAATTACGAATGGGGTTGAAACTAACACAATGGATAAGCGTTTATGATATGTATCCTCCAACCATGAGGCAAAGGTAAGGACTTGCATTTCAGATTTACTTAACTTTTCTGTGGTACCTGAGTTTATTGATAATCTTCCTCTTTCTTGCAGATACTTCTCTAATTTGGATTATGCCGACCTCCTCTT
This genomic interval from Rhodamnia argentea isolate NSW1041297 chromosome 4, ASM2092103v1, whole genome shotgun sequence contains the following:
- the LOC115726986 gene encoding casein kinase 1-like protein HD16 — protein: MSQVQIGDSPVYRIERKMGEGFLQQVYVGRAISPTSNHQAGVEATEVAIKFEHKDYKGDEGGILNEWKVYEDLGKSHGIPLPQIHYKGQRGDYYVTVMDLLGPSLLDSLVINWRNLPLEAIACIAVEAISILQKLHSRGYIHGDIKPDNFLLGSPGTPEEKKLFLTGLGSATRWRDRSTSSHIKYNQTPDEFRGTIPFASVHTQLGRTSSRRNDLESLVYVLVYLIRGHLPWQRHEGEDKASLVCKEKMATPPYTLCGTCPEPYLQFATFVLNLKFNELPHYARYISLFHEIIGNNPYVWPVHTGVSQEVAYQVQRKRVRLNDDEDPSKLRMGLKLTQWISVYDMYPPTMRQRYFSNLDYADLLLHIEKGHEEGMYITSVAYSSRSKSWAVVMDNSIGYTAQIYTFSCGSLPKEWIGKKWSQDFYITAVAGADDSRFLVIMSKGLQSVRQAYIVASPFPFDWIKKKWAEGLRVTSMATYWRNWAVVVSKGTGFTDQAVELDLQYPAEGIRERWKQGYYITSVAATSDEVAFIFSKIGGGPATASVKQETLLTFDFPGDSKIEEERARDSYISSLCYGRTIA